The genomic region CTCTTCTCTTGTGGAAAGCTTTGACAAAGAAATTAATCCGGCTTGAACAAAAATCGGATCCTATCGGTGTGGATAGTAAGTCAGTTTATACCTGCAAAAAGATTCCGGTTGAAAAAGGAGATATCGCCGTTTTATTTACCGACGGTGTTATAGAAACGCTCAATGGACGTGGAGAACCGTTCGGATTAAAAGCTCTTGCTGAGATTTTGGTTGCGAACGCTTCATTATCTGCAAAGGCAATTACCGAGAAAATTAACAAGCAAATAAGGACTTTTATCGGGAAAACAGCACCTCATGATGATCAGACGGTGATGATTATTAAAGTAAAATAGAGTTAAGGAGGACAGAGTATGGAACTGAAAATCCGAAAAAATAAGGATGTATACATTATCGATGTAAGCGGCGAGATGGATTTATACAATTCGTATAAACTGAAGGAATTAATTGCAAAGATGCTTGAACGTCAGATTCAATGCATTGTACTCAATCTTGAAGAAGTGGAATATATCGATTCTTCCGGTATCGGAGCGTTGATTTATATCTGTTCAACCTTAAAAAAGAAAAACTTAAAGTTATACATTACTAATATTCATGGTTCGGTAAAGAAAGTCATCGAATTAACAAAACTGATGGGCTTTTTCCCAATTACCAATAGCCTGGAAGAGGCTCTACAAAAATTAGCCGATAGTCAATAGGAGAACGTTACAATATGATCAAAGAATTACGCGTTGACGGAAAAGACCCGTTATTTGATAAGACCGGTATGCTGTATAAAGAATTCCCTTCGGATTTCCGACAAATTCGCTATTTTACCCTTTTGATTGTTCAGTCAGCTCCGTTGGAAATCAAAGGAATTAACCTACTTGAGCAGCAAATCAGTGAGATCATCAAAAATGCTGTAAAGCATGGAAATAAATGTGATCCTAAAAAGAAAGTAAAGGTATGGTATGAATTCAGCCCCGAACACGCACACCTCATCGTCGAAGATGAAGGCTCCGGCTTCAAAGATATAGAGAAATGGAATGAATTTAACCGGAAACGGCTTGAATGCCTCCATAAGCAGGATTTTACCAATCTTGGTGATTATGTTTCTTTTAGAACGGCTCAGAGCGATGATAATGACGGCGGAAACGCGTTGTTTGCAGCACTGGAGTATTGGAATGGCGGTTTTGTATTCGGCGATAAGCGTAACTCGATCGCGATGCTGAAGCAATACCCTAAAAAACGCCACGGTATTGCAATAGAATAGTATAAAGACTTAATTTTAAACTCGCGGGGATGTCGAAAAAGTAACCAACTTTTGAGACATTCCCTTTTTCTAACAAACAAAAGATTGACGGCACATAAATTCTATGCTATCCTAAATCTATGTTAATAAAAGATATAATACATGGGATTGCAGTGCCGTTTTATTCATACAACGGTTCGGTTAAACAGCAGACATACCAGCTCAAATTAACACTTTCTTCTATAATACCCCAAGAAAATTAATAATGATAAATGGATAATTAATAATTCACCCATACCGTTT from Treponema vincentii harbors:
- a CDS encoding STAS domain-containing protein yields the protein MELKIRKNKDVYIIDVSGEMDLYNSYKLKELIAKMLERQIQCIVLNLEEVEYIDSSGIGALIYICSTLKKKNLKLYITNIHGSVKKVIELTKLMGFFPITNSLEEALQKLADSQ
- a CDS encoding ATP-binding protein, which codes for MIKELRVDGKDPLFDKTGMLYKEFPSDFRQIRYFTLLIVQSAPLEIKGINLLEQQISEIIKNAVKHGNKCDPKKKVKVWYEFSPEHAHLIVEDEGSGFKDIEKWNEFNRKRLECLHKQDFTNLGDYVSFRTAQSDDNDGGNALFAALEYWNGGFVFGDKRNSIAMLKQYPKKRHGIAIE